From the genome of Phytohabitans rumicis, one region includes:
- a CDS encoding maleylpyruvate isomerase family mycothiol-dependent enzyme — translation MTDTIRLTKADYVKLMIEESADLADYLADLAAPDWDAQTLCAGWRVRHVVSHMAVGHTMAMGPFLRTIVASRGVEQASHRLALRYGDSHSPAEILALFRAGTTDRPRGPAGFVAPAELFIDHLIHHQDIRRPLGHSRVIPAHRLATALDVLPRLGGLLKPRRRVRGLCLVAEDIGRRVGEGAEVRGTAEALIMCAGGRAAPLPELSGPGAAILASRIGGA, via the coding sequence GGACACGATCCGGCTCACCAAGGCCGACTACGTCAAGCTGATGATCGAGGAGTCGGCGGACCTGGCCGACTACCTCGCCGATCTGGCCGCTCCGGACTGGGATGCACAGACCCTGTGCGCGGGTTGGCGCGTACGTCACGTCGTCAGCCACATGGCGGTCGGGCACACCATGGCGATGGGGCCGTTCCTGCGTACGATCGTCGCCTCCCGGGGCGTCGAGCAGGCTTCGCACCGGCTGGCGCTGCGCTACGGCGACAGCCATTCGCCGGCGGAGATCCTCGCGCTCTTCCGGGCCGGCACGACCGATCGACCGCGCGGCCCGGCGGGCTTCGTCGCGCCGGCCGAGCTGTTCATCGACCACCTGATTCACCACCAGGACATCCGCCGTCCGCTGGGGCACTCCCGGGTGATCCCCGCGCACCGGCTGGCCACCGCGCTGGACGTGCTGCCCCGGCTGGGCGGCCTGCTCAAGCCGCGCCGCCGGGTGCGCGGGCTGTGCCTGGTGGCGGAGGACATCGGACGCCGGGTCGGCGAGGGCGCCGAGGTGCGGGGCACGGCCGAGGCGCTGATCATGTGTGCCGGCGGCCGTGCGGCACCGTTGCCCGAGCTGTCCGGACCGGGCGCGGCGATCCTGGCCTCGCGCATCGGCGGGGCCTAG